The proteins below are encoded in one region of Myxocyprinus asiaticus isolate MX2 ecotype Aquarium Trade chromosome 13, UBuf_Myxa_2, whole genome shotgun sequence:
- the LOC127450722 gene encoding G1/S-specific cyclin-D2-like, with protein sequence MMPMSLWCEEEGQDRTQCRESSVRAPWDPSASGLRVIQRLLQSEERYLPSSLYISLIQREPQHREELVKWTMEVCCECDCDESVFPLAVSLLDRYLSVTLSMPISPSCLAAACILVASKLTESDTVSADTLCAAAEYDFLSSNLREMERVLLATLRWDVAAVTPQDFIPHFLRTLCELKDGDTNTGDFLSTLRRHSDTLVAMCVCDSRFLGTPPSLVAAAALNSALRGLRAKSAGELSVMTSALATLCQTDVAVLQCCTDLIEGALRERLRNGAQEEKDADVEDERASTPTDLREIDF encoded by the exons ATGATGCCCATGTCCCTGTGGTGTGAGGAGGAGGGCCAGGACAGGACTCAGTGTCGGGAGTCTTCGGTCAGAGCCCCCTGGGACCCAAGCGCCTCTGGATTGAGGGTTATTCAGAGACTTCTGCAGTCAGAGGAGAGGTACCTGCCCTCTTCACTCTACATATCCCTCATCCAGAGAGAACCTCAGCACAGAGAGGAGCTTGTCAAGTGGACCATGGAG GTGTGCTGTGAATGTGACTGCGATGAGTCTGTCTTCCCCCTGGCCGTCTCCCTGTTGGATCGATATCTGTCAGTCACTCTATCTATGCCTATCTCTCCATCCTGTCTGGCTGCAGCTTGTATCCTGGTGGCCTCCAAGCTCACAGAAAGTGACACAGTTAGTGCAGATACCCTCTGTGCAGCAGCAGAGTATGACTTCCTCTCCTCAAACCTTCgg GAAATGGAGcgtgttctcctggcaaccctgcGGTGGGATGTGGCGGCAGTGACCCCTCAAGACTTTATCCCGCACTTCCTTCGCACTCTCTGTGAACTGAAGGATGGTGACACAAATACAGGAGACTTTCTCTCAACACTGAGACGCCATAGTGACACACTTgttgccatgtgtgtgtgtgactctcGTTTTCTGGGAACACCTCCATCTCTGGTTGCTGCAGCTGCTTTGAACTCTGCCCTTCGGGGTTTAAGGGCCAAGAGTGCAGGAGAACTGAGTGTCATGACTTCCGCCCTGGCCACACTCTGTCAGACTGATGTG GCTGTGCTGCAGTGCTGCACTGATCTGATTGAGGGAGCTCTCAGGGAGAGACTGAGAAATGGAGCACAAGAAGAGAAAGATGCTGATGTTGAAGATGAAAGAGCCAGCACCCCCACAGACCTAAGAGAAATAGACTTTTAA
- the LOC127450631 gene encoding nucleobindin-1-like: MTGGLKGLLLLSLCLVVWTVPIDRNADPPQEEKTEENADTGLYYDRYLREVIEVLETDPHFREKLQTANTEDIKNGRLSKELDLVGHHVRTRLDELKRQEVSRLRMLLKAKLDSTNAQSVQMDHASLLKQFEHLDPHNQNTFEAKDLELLIATATKDLENYDAERHEEFKRYEMLKEHERREYLKSLDQEKREKEERRIEELKEKHRQHPKVNAPGSEDQLREVWEETDGLDPQEFNSKTFFKLHDTNGDGVLDEQELEALFTKELEKVYNPKNEEDDMMEMEEERLRMREHVMQNVDINRDRLVSLEEFLKSTEKKEFNNAKEWEMLDDTKPVYTEEELQRFEAELRDKEVELGRRAEKLRQEQELLKERSKALEAQKREYQQAVMEMSQKQKEQQAVNRQPPSGPNDELLFQQEIQKLTNEDSPVVKVPVDQNGDVQSKLPAEPPQNLPHHTP, translated from the exons ATGACAGGGGGGTTAAAGGGGCTGCtgcttctctctctgtgtctggtGGTGTGGACAGTGCCAATAGATCGCAACGCAGATCCCCCTCAGGAGGAGAAAACGGAGGAGAATGCG GACACTGGTCTGTACTATGATCGCTACCTGAGAGAGGTGATTGAGGTGCTGGAGACAGACCCTCACTTCAGAGAAAAACTCCAGACAGCCAACACAGAGGACATTAAG AATGGGCGCCTCAGTAAGGAGTTAGATTTGGTGGGCCACCACGTAAGGACCCGACTGGATGAGCTAAAGAGACAGGAGGTTTCACGCCTCAGGATGCTGCTGAAGGCTAAATTGGACAGCACCAATGCAcaga GTGTTCAGATGGATCATGCCTCTTTGTTAAAGCAGTTTGAACATCTGGATCCTCACAATCAGAACACCTTTGAGGCCAAAGACCTGGAGTTACTTATTGCCACG GCTACTAAAGACCTGGAGAATTATGATGCAGAGCGCCATGAAGAGTTTAAGCGGTATGAGATGCTGAAAGAACACGAGCGGAGGGAGTACCTAAAAAGTTTGGACCAGGAGAAGAGAGAAAAGGAGGAGAGGAGAATTGAGGAGCTTAAAGAAAAGCACCGGCAACATCCTAAAGTTAATGCTCca GGAAGTGAGGATCAGTTACGTGAGGTTTGGGAGGAGACAGATGGGTTGGATCCACAGGAGTTTAATTCCAAGACTTTCTTTAAGCTGCACG ACACAAATGGCGATGGTGTGTTGGATGAGCAAGAGCTGGAGGCCCTTTTCACAAAAGAG TTGGAAAAGGTATACAATCCAAAGAATGAAGAGGATGACATGATGGAAATGGAGGAAGAGAGGCTGAGAATGCGAGAACATGTCATGCAAAAC GTAGATATAAATCGTGATAGGCTGGTCAGCCTGGAGGAGTTCCTCAAATCAACGGAGAAGAAAGAGTTTAACAACGCAAAGGAATGGGAG ATGCTAGATGACACAAAGCCAGTGTACACGGAAGAGGAGCTGCAGCGCTTTGAAGCAGAACTTCGGGATAAGGAGGTTGAGCTTGGTAGAAGGGCAGAGAAATTAAGACAGGAGCAGGAACTTCTCAAAGAGAGAAGCAAAGCACTGGAAGCCCAGAAAAGAGAATATCAGCAG GCTGTAATGGAGATGTCGCAAAAACAAAAGGAGCAACAGGCAGTTAACAGACAACCTCCCTCTGGGCCTAATGACGAACTCCTGTTTCAACAAGAGATCCAGAAACTAACAAATGAAGACAGTCCGG TGGTTAAAGTCCCTGTTGATCAGAATGGAGATGTTCAGAGTAAGCTGCCAGCTGAGCCACCACAGAATCTGCCTCACCACACCCCCTAA